The following proteins come from a genomic window of Nostoc sp. TCL26-01:
- a CDS encoding class I SAM-dependent methyltransferase, with translation MTAAVNTTPGMASRLVNGILAIKPLADLAKHQARQMMIKRAEKIGVPWTQEVKTLQARDWTQDLAEVQNPQIIYPDYYLTSFHAYESGNLSWQAAFEVEPAAHAVHAKIWQDAQVQGDAKLRQSYHDILKLQIPQPPQAIVDVGCSVGLSTFALQQVYPDAQVTGLDLSPYFLAVAKYRAAARQAQINWVHAPAESTGLPNAAVDLVSIFLVCHELPQSATRQILAEARRILRPGGHLAIMDMNPQSAAFKKMPPYILTLLKSTEPYLDQYFSLDIEQALVEAGFLTPKITINSPRHRTVVAQVGG, from the coding sequence ATGACTGCTGCTGTAAACACTACTCCTGGTATGGCTTCCCGCTTGGTAAATGGCATATTGGCAATTAAGCCTCTAGCAGACTTAGCCAAGCACCAAGCTCGGCAAATGATGATTAAACGGGCTGAGAAAATTGGTGTACCTTGGACACAAGAAGTCAAGACACTGCAAGCTCGTGATTGGACACAAGACTTAGCCGAAGTGCAAAATCCGCAAATCATCTATCCAGATTACTATCTCACCTCATTTCACGCTTACGAAAGTGGTAATCTCAGTTGGCAAGCGGCTTTTGAAGTAGAACCTGCGGCTCATGCTGTCCACGCTAAAATCTGGCAAGATGCCCAGGTGCAAGGTGATGCTAAATTGCGGCAAAGTTATCATGATATTCTCAAACTCCAAATTCCCCAGCCACCACAAGCTATTGTAGACGTGGGTTGTAGTGTTGGCTTAAGTACATTTGCTCTACAACAAGTCTATCCTGATGCTCAAGTCACAGGCTTAGATTTGTCTCCTTATTTCTTAGCTGTGGCTAAATATCGCGCCGCCGCACGTCAGGCTCAAATCAATTGGGTTCATGCACCAGCCGAGTCTACTGGCTTACCAAATGCGGCTGTTGATTTAGTCTCTATATTCTTGGTTTGTCATGAATTACCCCAGTCTGCAACCCGGCAAATTTTAGCTGAGGCGCGGCGTATCTTGCGTCCTGGTGGTCATCTTGCCATCATGGATATGAATCCTCAATCAGCAGCATTCAAGAAAATGCCTCCCTACATTTTGACATTGCTCAAAAGTACTGAACCTTATCTAGATCAGTATTTTTCTTTGGATATTGAGCAAGCTTTGGTTGAGGCTGGTTTCCTAACTCCGAAAATCACCATTAATAGCCCCCGTCATCGTACTGTTGTGGCACAAGTGGGTGGCTGA
- a CDS encoding PrsW family glutamic-type intramembrane protease: MADAVVLLWAAIPPLIFLGYYYYRVPLAPPLLLLLLLFLVGAISGFAALGLEYIVDTIANGILAWRKIQRSLLGITLRQLLEIAPIEEGCKFFAVVIPYSFCRQRYQLPPSSIFLFTIASALGFTAQENGIYLYFDTATVLDRSISTPVHAMFAAPWGYALGQYFLATTQLRHYKNAVVKAWTNSVIFHALVNILSSAGRYAPPLGFLSYGLFPLLLWLFWQMEQLLRRVQGKRPINLISGYTPQHRYWQRGLVVFALILGGNAIFGWLLLARIISPLSLTQIFSGNILWFIISQVLVNLIFASFAWLIYLYLRYAGDRHL; the protein is encoded by the coding sequence GTGGCTGATGCAGTTGTGCTGCTATGGGCAGCGATTCCACCACTGATATTCTTGGGGTATTACTATTATCGTGTACCCCTGGCCCCACCATTGTTACTGCTGTTGCTGTTATTTTTGGTTGGGGCAATATCGGGTTTTGCTGCTCTCGGTTTAGAATACATTGTGGACACCATAGCCAATGGAATTTTAGCGTGGCGAAAAATCCAGCGATCGCTCTTAGGTATCACACTGCGACAGCTCCTAGAAATTGCGCCCATTGAGGAAGGTTGCAAGTTTTTCGCAGTGGTTATTCCCTACTCTTTTTGCCGACAGCGCTATCAATTACCCCCCAGTAGCATTTTTCTGTTTACTATTGCGTCAGCTTTAGGATTTACTGCCCAAGAAAATGGCATTTACCTGTATTTCGACACAGCCACAGTTCTCGATAGAAGCATTAGTACCCCAGTTCACGCCATGTTTGCTGCGCCTTGGGGATATGCGTTAGGACAATATTTTTTAGCTACGACTCAATTGCGTCACTATAAAAATGCAGTTGTCAAAGCTTGGACTAATTCTGTGATCTTTCATGCTTTAGTCAATATACTTTCCAGTGCTGGGCGTTATGCACCACCTCTCGGTTTTCTCAGCTATGGTTTATTTCCTTTGCTGTTATGGTTATTTTGGCAAATGGAACAGTTATTAAGGAGAGTCCAAGGTAAACGTCCAATTAACTTAATTTCTGGTTACACACCACAACACCGTTACTGGCAAAGAGGTTTAGTTGTATTTGCTCTGATCTTGGGTGGTAATGCTATTTTTGGCTGGTTGCTTTTAGCGAGAATTATTAGTCCTTTGAGCCTAACACAGATTTTTTCAGGCAATATTTTGTGGTTTATTATCAGCCAAGTGTTAGTTAATTTAATTTTTGCCAGTTTCGCATGGTTGATTTATTTATATTTGCGGTATGCTGGCGATCGCCATCTTTGA
- a CDS encoding type II toxin-antitoxin system Phd/YefM family antitoxin, whose translation MKQITFAELPETVQNLINQAQKTGEPFTIIQNGIAIAIISPINKSKRVAFGSMKDSGQITGDIVEPTSNLVTWDVLL comes from the coding sequence ATGAAACAAATCACTTTTGCAGAACTTCCCGAAACAGTTCAAAACCTAATTAACCAAGCTCAAAAAACAGGTGAACCCTTCACCATCATCCAAAATGGTATTGCGATCGCCATCATATCCCCCATTAATAAAAGCAAAAGAGTCGCCTTCGGCTCGATGAAAGATAGCGGTCAAATTACAGGGGATATTGTCGAGCCTACTTCAAATCTAGTTACTTGGGATGTCCTCTTATGA